CTTACAAAATGTTctaaacacttagaaaattttgaaaaatttcaaaaaccaTTCTTAAACTCTTGAACTTAATTGAAACAATTTTAAGTGAATTGAAAAACTACTCCCTACAAGAAGTATCGatattttccaaaaagtattgatacccaTATGATTTTTATCGATACCATTCTTTTTATCGATACCAAAGTTGCTCTCTAACTTGaatcaaaaattgaacaaaagcaataagtatcgatacttttaaaaatatatcaataacTATTGAATTTTATCGATACCATATTTTATATCGATATCAGTTTTGTGTTCTGACTTGATGAGTttttcaaacattcaaaaaaCATATTGATACCCAttcaaaaatatcgataccttttatCAAGTATCGATAAATCATCATTGGTATCGTTGGAAATTACCTTTAACGGTCACTGAATCAGACATTAAATGCTATTAGTATCGATACTCatagaaaaagtatcgatactttttgtcgCAAGTGAATTTAATGATCTAGTATTTTTATCCCCAATGGctctatttatttttcaacaatcACAATAGTTGGAAATAAATTGAAGGTTATAAATATCATGTTCTAAAGGTCctacaacaacaaaaaaacataTTCAAGCAAAAAGATCAATCAAAGAACCTTTGTGccaaatattttcatatttttctttcataCACTTGTAAGCTTCATTGTTATTCTATTAGCTCAAGTGTTTTAAATTATAATTGAGCTTAATTTGCAAGCACTTAGATCTTATAAGGattctttctttgtttgcttctttTTATCTCTTTGAAAGGGTTTGTgccttaaggtttgggtagaaattttaagggagtttgtaaggttaaaccttatccTCAACTGTTATCAAATTAGTGGgtttgggaaaatccttagttttggaaagctaaggtagtggagtagacAATTGGGGTCAAACTACTCTAAACGCTTGTGTTCAATTTTCTATCCATTCTCCCAAgttttcacaaaatttttaaaagccaATTCGCTCCCCTCTTGACAATTTTGGTTTGATTATTTTAGCTAACAAAATTGGTCATTCTTGACGATATGTGATTTATTTGCAAGAATCAGATTTTGATATCAAAATCAATAAAGATCCAGTTTCATTTTCACAAGTTATAAATAGTGATGAGTATGATAAATGGTTAAGTGTCATGAAAGATTAGATGAAATATATGTTTGAGactttttttaattacaaaaatgttCAAAACGCATTGGATGTAAATGGGTTGTTAAACCAAGTGTAactcaaatgaaaatatggaatGATATAAAGTCAGACTTGTTGCTAAATGTTATACACAAAAGGATGGTATTGATTATAAAGAGACATTCTCTCTAGTCTCTAAAAAATCTCTTTAATAATTATTATGGCATTAGTGACTCATTATGATTTAGAGTTGCACcaaatgaatgtgaaagttgTCTTTCTAAATAGAGATCTTAGGAAAGAAGTTATGGGCTAACTTGAAGGCTTTACAAGTGAAAGAAAATATCATATGATGTGTAAACTTAAGAAGTCAatatatggacttaaacaagTTTCATGAAAATGGTACATCAAGTTTAATGATACCATAAAGTCTTTCGATTTTCAAGAAAGCATAGTTGATCGGTGTATATAGCAAAAGATTAGTAGGAGAAGTTTATTTTCTtagttcattgatgatattttactTGCTGCAAATGATTTTTGTATATTGCGTAAAACGAAAGTTTTTCTCTCGAATAACTTTGAAATGAAAGATATGGAAGAGACTTCCTATGTGATAGGAATTGAAATTTTCCATGATAGATCACAAGAATTTTTAGGATTGTCTCAGAAAAATTATATCGAAAGTATTCTAGAAAgatttaatatacataattgttTAGCATGAATTATTCCTATATGAAAAGGGGATAAATTTAGTCTCATGTAGTGTTTAAAGAATGATATAGAATGGAAAAAAGAATAGAATCAATTCCTTATGATTATGTTGTGAACAATTTGGATAAATAATTACATGCTCGTCTATAGAAAATCCAATTGGTTGAAAGTGATTGGATATTTGGATTCAGATTTTGGTAGATGTCTTGATAATAGGATGTGCAATTTTGGCTATTTATTTCTACTTATTTATGGAGCCATAATGGAAAGTTCTAAACAATCTGTCATTGCATCGTTTTATGATGGAAACTGAATTTGTGGCACATGTGCAGTCACAATTCATGCATTATAGTTGTAGAACTTATTTTAAGACTTGGGTAGTCGACACCATTACCAAGCCATTGAAAATTTATTGTGATAATTCTACAACAATATTTTCTTCAAAAATGGCAAATATTTTAAATGTGCAAAACATAtggaattaaattattttgttctTAAAGAGGAAGTTCAAAAACAAAGAGTGTTCATGAAGCACATTAGAACTGATTTCATTATTGTAAATCCATTAACTAAAGCCTTACAACCAAAGACATTTAAAGAACATGCACATAGAATGGGTCTTGATTGTATTGATGAATGAAGTTTATTATGTTCCGACACTCTAAGCTTAACTATGGTGTTTCTGAAGTAAAATGGATGTATTTCATGTTTATTATGATTGTAtacacataatttttttttaaaattttttaaaatgggaAAATATTTATAGTTATTTAAAGACGTATTATATTGAGTTGTAATGTTGTAGTATATGGAACTACGTGActtaaactatattacaattgtCATAAATCACATTTGCAATTCACCataatatgataatgataatgaaTACTATTTTTATGCACGTTCAatgattttattctattaaagtTTATACTTTATCTCATTGAGCCAAGTGAAATAATGTAAGATTTTAGGTCAAAATTATTATGGAtccaattaagtaaaaaataatgtGACCCAATTGAAAGAAATTAAGTGTTTTACTTTTAATAGAAGTTAAATTCATTCGATTACTTGATGGATGGATTACTTGATGGATGTACAGATTGTTGATCATTATAAATCAATCCTCCCTCTACCTATTAAGGTGACACACACAAAAACACGTTAAAGATTATAGTCTTCATTAATTAGAGTTTGTATAATTAAAGGAAAAGATTAAGAAAACAAAATCAATTTATCAAatgttcttaaaaataaaaatttttctcAAGATTTTTATGTATTCAAAGATTTTCATGTATAATCaagtacataaattttttttgataaatttgattctgATCCGTTATTGCCTATATGAGTTTGGAACATGAATACATTCAATTTTTTCtcaagattttcatgtattcaaagAATCCTTAAGAAGATAATGTCCCTATACCATGTCCTAGTATGTTTCAAATGCACGTCGGACAAgagaaattaaaagaagaaaaaaaggtcgAAATAACATATAGTTTTGACATATGAAATAAATACACCATTTTGAGAAAACCTATGAACCCCTAATTCACCCTAATCAATTAACATTTCTCCACTTGTTGGTTGTATTGTTCCTTTAGAGCTTTGCATGTTCAAGCCTTCATGCTTCTTCAGCTCCTGGGACCTAATAAACTCTTCAATTCTTGCCTTCAGTTCGGTGTTCGGAATCAACATCTCCGAGGTAAGATGAGATCGGTTGAATGGATCAGTCTGCAAATCATATCAAATTAGTAAAGCACAACATTCCAGGAAATATTATCGTTATATAAGTAGAATCCGTGATGGACTTACACTATCACTTAGAAGATGTCTTTGGATGACAGGCCTGTCTATTGTGATTCTTGAAGATGGTAAGATCACCGGATCCTTCATCAATGTATACTGCAGGAAAGAAAAGAGTATGTTTACGGTCGTTCTTTCCAGTTTTAATGAATTCCAAAACTATAGCTGGAATGTAAATAGACATACTTGAATTGGATCAAGGAATTCATCAGGAATATCTCCAAGGGCAGCTTCAGTGTCCATGGCCTCTGAAGCCGCAGCCTTGGCCTTTGCACCAAGCTCAATAAAATCTTGTATTATCCTCCCATCCTCACCAATTCTTCGAAGAACATCAGCTGCAGCACTAAACAACTGGAGCAAACTCAAGTTTATTAGATTGTGCTTTAAGAACTATCAGGCCTAGTGGGAACACCAATACTTAATTCAACGAATGGTTAAACACCCATTAAAGTATACCTGTTCATTATAGGATCGACCATCACTGGAGATGGAAGATGGAAAGATGTTTTTGGCATCACCCCTTGCCAGATGAACGTATATGCGGACAATCTTCATATAGAAACAACTCACAGTACATAAAACGTCAGTTAAATTCAAAGCCACTTTCCAAGCAAAATCATTAACTTCTTACTTCTTCATTGTAAGAGTATATACCAAAATGAAAATTCTACATTTGACCAACCTGCTTGAGCAACTCTTTCGGGCGAAATTCATACTTTTCGGGCTCTTTCAGAGTGAGCGACTTTCTTTGAGGGCCAACTAATTGcaataaaaagtaatttaacaTATTCGCCACTCTCTCAACCTGGAAAAAAGGAACAAGGAACAAAAACAGATCAAGGATTAGAAAGGAGATGGCAAGAAGATAAACTTCAACAAGTAGAACTTGTCGGCATAAATTTGAGAAATGACAAGCATCGATGCAGATGAAAAGATGTTACCATCTCAGGGAGTAGAAAAGGAGCTGTAATCTGCTCAGATGTAAAAGCCAGCATACTAACATCCTCATTTGCCAACTTCATGTCAATCCGTATAATCTGAACATAATCCGTAATAAATGTTTAATTGaagttcaaattttaaacataaatcatacatacaCATCCAAATGGGGGGAAAGGGAATACTGACATTCTCCTGGGAGTGGAACAGTCGAGTTCTCTCTTGCCTCTCCTGAGCAGGCCTGCGTTCCCATTCTGCAGTATTTGACATCTCAGCCTCAAGCTCTTTGAGTTCAAGAATTTTGTTAAGACTTTCATCGAGGAGGTAGATGCTATCGTTAATAAGGAAATTCAAGAAATTCAGATAAAcacccttttcttcttccttcgcAATCTGATAGAACATTTCAACAAAATTCAGGAATCCATTGATtgttaaactaaaaacaaatcaTAGAAAGCTCCCCATGTATTAGCCAGTGAAGAAGACCCTACCTGTTTCCAAGCATTACGGTGACTAGGAACTTGCCAAAGATATTCAAGAAGTTCAGCAATATTATGGCGGATGTTGAACTTATCATAGAACTGTACACAGATATGAAACGATGATGACCAACAATGGAAACTTGAAGAaataataagattaaaaaaaaaaaaactaacaattgGTAGCAATTACCTGTGTGTGAGAACCAGTGAATTCAATGTCAACATATAGCTTCAAAAGATTCCGCACGAGATATTCCAAAGACAGTTGATGCCCTTCAAATAGTGTCGATGTCGCAGATGAACCACtggaaagaaagaaacaaagtagTGTGTAAACTTACAGAAAATTTCGTGTGAGAAACATGTGACAACAGCATATGTTTTTCTAAAGAGATTGAATAACCTTCTACGCGGCATCCAACAGTTCAAAACTTCAACCATTTTTGCTCTGAGATAGGGGTTCTTGATAAATTGCGGACTTGccataaacataataataaaattcataaaatcatCCTGACAAGCAAAACAcaagaataaattaataaaaccatAACGATATGAATGAACTTGAGATATGATCAAAAGTACATAGCTATCCATATCTAAAACCTACAAGTACAACTCCATCAAGAGCTTTCGGAATCCGAGAAGCAAATATTAATAGTTCCATAGCATCTTCCACAAAGTGCTCTGGCATTGAAGCAAATTCCATCGGACATGTAGGTGGCAGAGGCATTTTAAATCCACCAACCAAGTCAACTAACCAAACCACCATTAGTCGATAGAACGAAAGTGCTTGTCGAATAAGTGCCCCATCCTATTGAATAGAAGAAAGCAATAATTCAAAATGCtaccaaatttataaattttctttcctCAAATACATCAAAAGCAAAGATAAGACGATCATAAATAATTAGAATTATATAAATAGAAAGCCCTCTACTCAAGATGAAAAGAATGCTAATATGGAATAATAAGACGGAAAACAAAGGGATTGATACATTTCAAAGTTCAGCAGACAAGCAAATCCATATGCATGTGTGCAGAAACCTATGTTATTTGGATTCGGGTATTGTCAAATACAGGTGTGTTTAATTTTCTTCTAAGCTCTCCATATATTTGGAGGATACTTGGAGAGTAATATCCTCATACCATATGCAAATATGCACCGGACAAAAGTATCCAATAAAGATACTATAAAGAGTTGGAGCAACATTTAATGCAGAAATGCTCAAGGAAGAAGAGATAAAATGTACCCTCAAAATTTGAGCCTCGTAACAGAATTTTTCCTGTGAATACAATTCAATTTCCTTCTCAAGCCTCGATATATCAAGCTCCAGTTGTGGAGAAGGTGCCTGTCCTTGCATAGCTTTTAAGGTGGCAAGTGTGTCTTCACTTCTTGAAATGTCCTGGGTGACGGcatatcaaataaatcaaatcaTCAGTAAAAGAAACAAGAATGGAAAAAGCTCGGGAATCAGTAAAGCATTACCTGGACTAGATGCTTAAAGTCCGAAAATGCCTTTAGGAGGCCCAAGTTGAGTACCCTAGCAGTCATAAAGAAGCATTCACAAATGAAATGATAATTAGCTTTTCCACTACTACTTCGGGTTGGCTTCACATTTGGGGTACTTCCGGAACTAGATGCTACTTGCAATTGCCTCAAACTATTTTCACCATCATTATTTAGTCCACTCCCATCAGTTTTCACAGGATTATCTTTATCAATCCATTCAGCCACTTCTTCTGATGTTGCGTGCAGAGCAGTTAACCCCCTAAAAAATGGTTCACTGTCAATACTTAACAAAAAGAATTCAAAGCATATAACATTTGGAGCAAAACGATCATGATCTCCAttgaaaaagaaggggagaaaaagaCCATCACCTCAAATCCAAACGGTTACAGTAGAAGACATAGGTTGGATCGATTTTATctctttttgttaaatttgtatcCAAAAATGGCTCTGAACGTTGGAGCATAACAGCACTGAGATTGACAAACATGCCGGAACTTGCACAAGATATAGGATCCACCTATCATACAGGTCCGCGAAAACGTGTCAAATAGGCTAGAGGGTAGATACATAACCAGATTTACAATTAAGAAACAACTCAACCTTTTACTGAAAATATTCTTAGGTGGAAAAAACAACGAACAAGTTATTGATGCAACAGTTAAGCTCTTGATGCAATCTAACTTAAACAAGGAATGTCATTTACGAGGGAAACCTGTATATGGGCCCTTGATGCATTTTTATTGATGACTTCTGCAAGATACTCGAGAACACTGTCACGAGTCTCGAAGTTTCTAAGGAGACAAAGAAGAACTTCAGCCAGACCATCATATAAAGTATTCATGAGAGTCTTTATTGTGGTGAATGAAGATAACAAATCAGCTGCTCGTCTAGTTGATGCATCTGAGAAGCACTGCTGGCTATAATTTTGAGAGAAAATTTATTACTAGACAAAGCTAATAGAAGAAAAAAGTCATAAATGTTgataattacattaaaaaaatttcaggCAAGAAAATCTATACTATCAAACAAACACAATGGCATGAATTTTCTATAACAGTTTAAATTTCCAAAGGATCTGTAAAACACACTGATAAAAAGAAGCTTCCAAACAAATAAAGATCAGCATCAAACATCATTATATGGAACACACTCAAGCACTTCATCGAGTCTCTCTCAAATGCAAAAAGTGAAGATTTTCTTACTAGtttaaaccaataaaaaataaaatttacacaatGCTAACCACGAGTCGAATAGTAAATTACATGGATGTATAAACAAGTCGAATTAGTACAAACTATTCAACTTCATTCCAGTGAACAAAAACTATGAAACTCAACAAATGCCAAGTATCAATCCAAATTTAGGAAGGCAGCTCCAATGAGAAAACAGTTACTCGATCTCCCCATTCACTCAAAAAACTTGAGAGGAGCAATCAAGACTGCCACAACAATAACAGCCAACAAGCAACATAATTAAGAATTCAACCTCGACAAAGATTCCAATAGTTGGCATCATCAAAACAACAAAAAGCTGCAATTGACTGCCATTGCTAACCAGCTATCCCACCAGTAGATCATTATTAAGCAACTGCACCAAGAGGCCGGACaaggtaattaaaccattggttTTGAGATGTCATTCAGTTCAAAAAACTGAACATGTCTTCCCTTAAACAAGTATCAACCAATGCACTGGCCTCAATGCTTGCTCAGATGAGAAACCCTGATATAAATGCTTCTTAACACTAACTGGCCTAAGATCAGTTACCCTAGTGAAATGTACTTACTAAACATTCATTTGACACCCAAAGAGTTCAATCATTCAATCCAATGTGCAAAGCAAAAGTGCATTCTACAAAGCCAGCTATGTTTCCAACAACTACTTATATAGAACCAGATTAAAAATAATAGTTATGTATATAAACATAATAAGGTAATACTCGTTCTCAATTAACACAACAAGCTAACGCAAAAATCAACATCCAAACTCACCCAACATCAGGCTGGCTCTTGAAAATGGTATGATCAGGCAGAGCACTAACATGGAAAAAGGGGCCCAAAATGCTAGTCATTTCGATGACACGTCCATTCAAGTAAACTCCTTTAGGAATCCACCATGGATGATTAACCAAGCTCTTAGCACCAACAGGGAACTTAACCAAATACAACAAAGCCCTCAAAGGTTGCTGAAAATTTCCCAAAGCTGAAACTTTCAAAACACTCCCTCTTAAATCCTCATACAAACCTTTTAAGATAGGATCCAAAGTATCAAAATCTGAATCCTTAAAGAAGTCGTCCAAAAACCCAGGTGGACAATCCACCCCACTTCCTAAATCATTCCCTCCAAACCCATCAAGCATTAGTCCACTTGAAACTTCAGCAAAAACTAAGGGAAGCAAAGGGGAACTGGAAGACAAAGAAGAACCGGCTTTGGGGTTACTATCTTTTAAATTCCCATTAGAAAACAAATCAGGATTTCCCAGATGAATCCTAGCATATGAAACAGCCAACTTCTTAGCCTGTTTAGCAGCAGATTCCATCTCAGAACGCAGCGTCTTGTCTTTCATGTTGGAAATCTTCTTGATTTCTTCATGAGCTCGCTTGTAACAACCAATGAGATAATTAAAAGGGGGTTCTGAATTAGGGAATTCACCAGACAGACGATCAATTAAAACCCTTTCCATTAGATCACGTGAAAGTAAAAGACTTTTGCCTTCACTTAAGATCTCAGCTGCGGTCATCTCTAGGTAAACAACCCTTGAAtcagaagaagaagatgatgggTTCTCTTTAAGGGTTACAAGGAAGATCTTCCTTAGGATTATATCTTCTATTTCTTCTGGGGTTCTTTGGGGTTTTTGCGTAGCCATAGTTTCgaagaaaaaaaaggggataaaaacttggttttttcccttcttttttttcctgAGAAACAAACAGGGTTCTCTCTATATTCCGGAGAGAGAAGAATAATTAGGCTTTGAAGAAAACTATGGAGgaaaacagagaaataaaaattgagaaataggTTTCATGAAGATTGTAGGAAAAAGCTGATTGAGTTGCTCTCGAACTTGGTTCTGTTTTTCTCCAAAGTCTCTTTGTGGCCGTTGATTAGCTTGTTGATTCACTATGATACTGCCACGTTCAACTTTTTTGTTTCTCTGGAATCTCGTAAACTCTCCTCTTTCTTTCGTTTATCGCAAGTATACTTACAAatattttcagatttttttttactaccaaaattaatttatttaataataaataatatctacttaaattttattttgcatTGTATTATTTGGAATCAAAGCTAaggataatatttatattattaaaatattaatattttgtactattaaatatattataattatcaaaatattaatataatcttttaataaaatattaagaattgcttaaattttaatattattattaaatttgaaattaattaaatttgtatttgaAAACAAACTTGTGTAACGTCTAAAATAGTGTTTGAGACTAAAGTCAACTGTTTTTAGAATTGAGAATGAACAAAGTAGAAAAATAAATGTTCACAGAGTTTAATTTCTCTAAATCTGCTAAGCGTTGTTTAGAAAGATAATCTACTATACCTAGGATTTAAATAATTCTCTTCTAAGTTTTTCTCATACAACTCATTTGATTTTGTACTTAATGCACTCGCGAGAAATGTTCCATGATGAACAATAATAAGTGTTCTCATATCAGTACAATTGCAAGTCTCTTCAATTTATAAAGAAGTGAGACTTGCTAATATACTATATCAATTACAATCAATCTTCCACTAAAACTAGCAAGACAACAAGCATAAAAAATATCTCTAATGTGCTTGGGATGAATCTTGAATCTCCAATATATGCTTCCAAGTTTTAACCCATCCAATCCAATCCCACCAAACTTGGGAAGTTGATTGTGTTTATCCAATCCAAACAAATCCTCGGGATATGTTGTTATAACAAATTCAAAGTATCAGAAAGATTCAAAGCcaaataatttttattgtcaaaatttgtcaacttaaaCATGACAAGTTTCTGAGTTGAGCAATACTACTGATCACTAAGAACTGCTCAAAAACTACCTCAACAATCTCTccttttgacaattttttttgaacaaaaccATAATAAGAAAACATATTCAACAAGAGATACAAATGTTTGCCTAAGTAACTTTCCCTTAATTAATCAAACTTAAAACGTACATAATCAAACAAATTAATCAATATTAATGTCATTAAAGAGGATGATggcattaataattaaaatactaGAAATTTTATATAAGTGAGCATAATCGAAAAAggatataaaaatataacaacCAACCTATTTAAAATTGAGTTCAAAGTTCCCAACTtcaaaaagatttgaaaattgaaaatcatTAAAGAAATAACAGTAGTCTACCCAACTCATCCTACTCCCTTTTTTTTGTTCAGTAAGTTTGCCAAAGTGTTGTTAGAGTTGCTTGGCTAGTAGATCATTCATCAAGGCTTAGCACCATGTACGTTGGCTTGAAGTTGTGGAATGATATGTTCTTGAGAGGCTATTTCAACATCCAAATGTTGTAGCATCCTTTGTTCAATGGTTGACAGTTGCCTAAGAGTATCAATTTCAGTGCCAACTAGTATAAGCACTGCATCTACAGGTTGAGCTTCAATATCAGGAATGACTTCAAGATTATCCTTAGAATGCTTCCCTTCAAGCCACTTCTAAGAAAACTTTAATTTGGTAGGTTTTCTCTCATATTTTCAGTTGAAGAGCAAATTTACGTTTCGGTTTGTAAAGTACTTTAAAAATAAGAGGAGGGAAAGAAAGATATAGCCTAAGGTAGGCTCGGTTTGCATGTTTGATGACCTCTTAAAAGATAAGTTCCTCAAATCAAATTGATTACAATAACAAATCTTTCTCAAGAGAATGATCATCTTCTTGATGACTATTCCTCTGATTGTTGGGAATTCAATTCCTtttggttaattttaattaaccaataaaaaatttaactcattacatgaaaataacaataaaatattcgCTAAAATTAtcgataaaaataataatcaagaaAAAATAAGAATTGGAGTAAGACATTTTTGtatctattattttaatagttcTATTAGTTATTCAATGGTTTATGAATTCAAATATTGTAatttaccta
This window of the Gossypium hirsutum isolate 1008001.06 chromosome A09, Gossypium_hirsutum_v2.1, whole genome shotgun sequence genome carries:
- the LOC107888562 gene encoding probable ubiquitin conjugation factor E4, giving the protein MATQKPQRTPEEIEDIILRKIFLVTLKENPSSSSSDSRVVYLEMTAAEILSEGKSLLLSRDLMERVLIDRLSGEFPNSEPPFNYLIGCYKRAHEEIKKISNMKDKTLRSEMESAAKQAKKLAVSYARIHLGNPDLFSNGNLKDSNPKAGSSLSSSSPLLPLVFAEVSSGLMLDGFGGNDLGSGVDCPPGFLDDFFKDSDFDTLDPILKGLYEDLRGSVLKVSALGNFQQPLRALLYLVKFPVGAKSLVNHPWWIPKGVYLNGRVIEMTSILGPFFHVSALPDHTIFKSQPDVGQQCFSDASTRRAADLLSSFTTIKTLMNTLYDGLAEVLLCLLRNFETRDSVLEYLAEVINKNASRAHIQVDPISCASSGMFVNLSAVMLQRSEPFLDTNLTKRDKIDPTYVFYCNRLDLRGLTALHATSEEVAEWIDKDNPVKTDGSGLNNDGENSLRQLQVASSSGSTPNVKPTRSSSGKANYHFICECFFMTARVLNLGLLKAFSDFKHLVQDISRSEDTLATLKAMQGQAPSPQLELDISRLEKEIELYSQEKFCYEAQILRDGALIRQALSFYRLMVVWLVDLVGGFKMPLPPTCPMEFASMPEHFVEDAMELLIFASRIPKALDGVVLDDFMNFIIMFMASPQFIKNPYLRAKMVEVLNCWMPRRSGSSATSTLFEGHQLSLEYLVRNLLKLYVDIEFTGSHTQFYDKFNIRHNIAELLEYLWQVPSHRNAWKQIAKEEEKGVYLNFLNFLINDSIYLLDESLNKILELKELEAEMSNTAEWERRPAQERQERTRLFHSQENIIRIDMKLANEDVSMLAFTSEQITAPFLLPEMVERVANMLNYFLLQLVGPQRKSLTLKEPEKYEFRPKELLKQIVRIYVHLARGDAKNIFPSSISSDGRSYNEQLFSAAADVLRRIGEDGRIIQDFIELGAKAKAAASEAMDTEAALGDIPDEFLDPIQYTLMKDPVILPSSRITIDRPVIQRHLLSDSTDPFNRSHLTSEMLIPNTELKARIEEFIRSQELKKHEGLNMQSSKGTIQPTSGEMLID